One Scomber japonicus isolate fScoJap1 chromosome 1, fScoJap1.pri, whole genome shotgun sequence DNA window includes the following coding sequences:
- the zgc:113276 gene encoding uncharacterized protein zgc:113276 gives MEMVILDVLIIGGGPHALTLTSLLCNPDPNSNSGQDSPPSPFCLDPPKLQSIPEKSNNKRHSGKRKRRVTTGLLLQEQLAKSTISERVICPPLSVRVVDSYGEWTALWESQFTALNIPHLRSHTLVHTDPLNKKALQEFVLKHDRSVELHSLPDQIYILDENAFFNDMRLGKKEKKRLNITSTLKKSLSFSLPGTKLSVDFFKDQVERYNLDKVLMKGTVAHIRPVIEDKDRGKEESGCMKEDETNNVAMRVTDRNGDRARKRVKYFEVQLQEGVILKAHQVVMATGPTRAQMANIPSWVTSIGESYPEERLQHTVHLMHHLPIAQQNLKESDLCEAGQRVMVVGGGLTSAHVVSIALQQGASHVTWVMRKHLQLKQFDVGDVESLVGRYSHVEHGIKMDGQAYLRQFYNERSLHKRLAMIRQARKGGAVTPEAYIHLKPFILKGQVDVKTYCQVNEASWCYRSQVWSLSLSTGHQWTGDMIWLATGCKLDVKQDPLLSEVMREFPIQVIDGWPCISESLQWAEGCPLYLMGQYTALQVGPHAINLAGGQAASMRIAKDIVLRQQQTNVEVSELSGGKSKTEEYIQQMQGLLWL, from the exons ATGGAG atggTGATACTTGATGTGTTAATAATAGGAGGTGGGCCTCATGCCTTGACCTTGACTAGCTTGCTGTGCAACCCTGACCCAAACTCAAATTCTGGGCAGGACTCACCCCCTTCCCCCTTCTGCTTGGACCCTCCAAAACTTCAGTCAATCCCAGAAAAATCCAACAACAAAAGACACAGtggcaagaggaagaggagggtaaCAACTG GTCTGCTGCTGCAGGAACAACTAGCAAAGTCAACGATTTCAGAGAGGGTCATTTGCCCACCGCTCAGTGTCCGAGTGGTGGATTCCTACGGAGAGTGGACGGCTTTGTGGGAGAGCCAATTCACGGCTCTAAACATCCCTCATCTGCGCTCACACACACTGGTGCATACAGACCCTCTCAACAAG AAAGCACTGCAGGAGTTTGTTTTAAAGCATGACCGTTCAGTGGAGCTTCACAGTCTTCCAGACCAGATTTACATTTTGGATGAAAACGCTTTCTTCAATGACATGCGACTCggcaagaaagagaagaaacgTCTAAACATCACCTCAACACTCAAGAAGAGTTTGTCCTTCAGTCTGCCAGGAACCAAACTAAGTGTGGATTTCTTTAAAGATCAG GTGGAGAGATACAACTTGGACAAAGTGCTCATGAAAGGAACAGTGGCGCACATCAGACCTGTGATTGAAGACAAGGACAGGGGCAAAGAAGAGAGTGGCTGTATGAAGGAGGACGAAACAAACAATGTTGCCATGAGAGTGACTGATAGAAATGGAGATAGGGCGAGGAAGAGGGTAAAATATTTTGAAGTCCAACTTCAAGAAGGGGTCATCCTAAAAGCCCACCAGGTTGTTATGGCAACAGGTCCAACTCGTGCCCAGATGGCAAACATCCCTTCATGGGTAACAAGTATTGGAGAGAGCTACCCAGAGGAGCGCTTGCAGCACACTGTGCACCTCATGCACCATTTACCAATTGCTCAGCAAAACCTTAAAGAATCTGATt tgtgtgagGCAGGGCAGAGAGTAATGGTAGTTGGTGGAGGTCTGACCAGCGCTCATGTCGTCTCCATTGCCCTGCAGCAAGGTGCCAGTCATGTGACATGGGTCATGAGGAAGCACCTCCAG TTGAAGCAGTTTGATGTGGGCGATGTGGAAAGCCTGGTGGGCCGTTATTCCCACGTGGAGCATGGCATCAAAATGGATGGCCAAGCCTACCTGAGACAGTTCTACAATGAAAGGAGTCTTCACAAACGGCTGGCTATGATTCGACaggcaaggaaaggaggagctGTCACCCCAGAGGCCTACATCCACCTGAAGCCATTCATACTGAAAGGGCAGGTGGATGTGAAGACATACTGTCAG GTGAATGAAGCGAGCTGGTGCTACAGGAGCCAGGTCTGGAGTCTCTCCCTCAGCACTGGGCACCAGTGGACTGGAGATATGATCTGGCTCGCTACTGGGTGCAAACTTGATGTCAAACAGGACCCTTTGCTTTCAGAGGTGATGAGGGAATTCCCCATTCAG GTGATAGATGGTTGGCCGTGCATATCAGAAAGCTTACAGTGGGCAGAAGGATGCCCTCTCTATCTGATGGGGCAGTACACTGCTCTTCAG GTTGGACCTCACGCAATAAACCTGGCTGGCGGTCAGGCAGCCAGTATGAGAATCGCCAAGGACATTGTGCTTCGTCAGCAACAGACTAATGTAGAGGTGTCTGAGCTAAGTGGTGGGAAATCTAAAACTGAAGAATATATTCAACAAATGCAAGGCTTACTGTGGCTTTAA